One window from the genome of Hyphomonas neptunium ATCC 15444 encodes:
- a CDS encoding tyrosine-type recombinase/integrase, producing the protein MVPLRVTSPRPYHTMPLTDLKIRSLKPDGKPRRYTDGGNLFIEVRPNGSKLWRFAYKFDGKQKLMALGTYPEISLARAREKRAEARALLIEGIDPMQQAKVNKLERQALTEHTFSAIAAELLDKNRREGLAGATLSKKSWLVGIANADLGDLPVTQIKPTHVLVPLRKVESEGNYETARRLRAVISQVFRYAVATARAEHDPTAGLRGALIAPKVTHRPAIVDREKFAGLIRSIWAYDGAIETKAGLQLMALLYPRPGELRLSTWGEFDLRKRTWTIPAARTKMRREHKKPLSGAAVEILKRLHAVTGHEPYVLVSQLSRGKPISENTLNGSLRRLGYAKEEMTSHGFRASASSLLNESGKWHPDAIEAELAHMGADQIRKAYHRATYWDQRVEMADWWAGEVLRFARL; encoded by the coding sequence ATGGTACCATTGAGGGTCACCTCACCCCGTCCGTACCATACCATGCCGCTGACAGACCTTAAAATCCGCAGCCTCAAGCCCGATGGAAAGCCTCGCCGCTACACCGATGGCGGCAATCTCTTCATCGAGGTACGCCCCAATGGCTCAAAGCTCTGGCGTTTTGCCTACAAGTTCGACGGCAAGCAAAAGCTGATGGCGCTCGGCACCTATCCGGAAATCTCGCTTGCGAGAGCCCGGGAGAAGCGGGCAGAAGCCCGCGCCCTATTAATCGAGGGTATCGACCCGATGCAGCAGGCCAAGGTGAACAAGCTGGAGCGGCAGGCGCTCACTGAGCACACCTTTTCCGCCATCGCCGCAGAGCTCCTCGACAAGAACCGGCGCGAGGGTCTTGCCGGCGCCACGCTTTCGAAGAAGTCTTGGCTCGTCGGCATCGCCAATGCCGACCTTGGCGATTTGCCGGTCACGCAGATCAAGCCCACCCATGTCCTCGTCCCTCTCCGCAAGGTGGAGTCAGAAGGCAACTACGAGACGGCCCGCCGGCTGCGCGCCGTAATCAGCCAGGTCTTCCGTTACGCCGTCGCGACAGCCCGCGCCGAGCACGATCCGACGGCAGGCCTGCGCGGCGCGCTGATCGCTCCGAAGGTCACCCACCGTCCCGCCATCGTGGACCGGGAGAAGTTTGCAGGCCTCATCCGATCGATCTGGGCCTATGACGGCGCGATCGAGACTAAGGCCGGGTTGCAGCTGATGGCGCTCCTCTATCCCCGGCCGGGCGAACTGCGTCTTTCCACTTGGGGCGAATTTGATCTCAGGAAGCGGACATGGACCATTCCGGCGGCGCGCACCAAAATGCGCCGGGAGCACAAGAAGCCACTCTCTGGCGCTGCGGTCGAGATCCTGAAGCGCCTTCACGCTGTCACGGGGCATGAACCTTACGTCCTCGTTTCGCAGCTTTCGCGCGGCAAACCGATCAGCGAGAACACGCTCAACGGATCCCTGCGCCGTCTGGGCTACGCCAAAGAAGAAATGACCTCGCACGGATTCCGCGCCAGCGCCTCAAGCCTGCTCAACGAAAGCGGCAAATGGCACCCTGACGCCATCGAAGCGGAACTCGCCCACATGGGCGCCGACCAAATCCGCAAGGCCTATCACCGCGCCACCTATTGGGATCAGCGCGTAGAAATGGCGGATTGGTGGGCCGGAGAGGTCCTCCGTTTTGCGCGCTTGTGA
- a CDS encoding helix-turn-helix domain-containing protein codes for MISAQLRAARAMLSWSQSDLAEKTELSVETIKRLERMKGSLDATKVSTLSAITSAFEKAGVEFTNGDAPGVRLRKK; via the coding sequence ATGATATCTGCCCAGCTGCGAGCCGCCCGAGCAATGTTGAGTTGGAGCCAGTCCGATCTCGCAGAAAAAACAGAACTGTCTGTTGAAACAATCAAGCGACTTGAAAGAATGAAAGGAAGTCTCGACGCGACCAAGGTGTCAACGTTGAGCGCGATCACGAGCGCATTTGAGAAGGCAGGTGTCGAATTCACAAACGGAGACGCGCCGGGTGTCAGGTTACGGAAAAAGTAA
- a CDS encoding class I SAM-dependent DNA methyltransferase: MSAKDDFPDPDFSGAPRPDFASKSSEAFEYMCLDLARSHYSDVRSGDLHELRGQAQQGVDFLVDCGGAGLVMMIIRPVIIEPLDTEWTEAKAKIIEQVTRIETAKSYIATIREQAATEFKATGDKGREAQRQQEITNLRSTITRAENRAKELHTAFTDRLSEFRVLDPACGSGNFLYLSLKALKDIEHRANVEFEAFGFARRPPKVGPEAVKGIEINPYAAELARVSIWIGEIQWMRANGFEATTNPILKPLNNIECRDAVLNPDGTRAEWPDVDVVVGNPPFLGGKRLRDELGGHYVDTLFSAWRASVRPEADLVLYWFARSGELIQTGRLKRAGLVSTNSIRGGANRDTLRSALGDGRIFDAWADEPWIVDGAAVRVSLLCFDNGATVDLRLDGHLVDEIFEDLTARPIGGTSVNLTNSVRMVDNGEIAFQGFKFGGPFEIDDSTAIAVLNEPLNPNGMRNSKVVRQWHNGMDITRRPEIRWCFDFGELSERDAVLFERPYKVLRDQWDDENRKRLKAGNRPLRNGEGNTAVTWWRHQRPRTELRVALTGLRRFIATPEVSKHRVFVWFDAGSMASGSVYAIARDDDTTFGILHSRFHEIWALRMGTSLEDRPRYTPSTTFETFPFPEGLTPNIPAAHYADDPRAQAIAAAAARLNKLRENWLNPPDLVQRVPEVVPGYPDRILPVDERAADILKKRTLTNLYNERPAWLDHAHRDLDRAVAAAYGWQADFDSGVLTEDEILKRLFELNQERAKMDSSEGA, from the coding sequence GTGAGCGCAAAAGACGACTTCCCGGATCCCGATTTCAGCGGCGCCCCCCGGCCGGACTTCGCATCGAAGTCATCGGAAGCGTTTGAATATATGTGTCTGGATCTTGCCCGGTCGCATTATAGCGATGTTCGCAGCGGCGACCTGCACGAGCTTCGCGGGCAGGCCCAGCAGGGGGTCGATTTCCTCGTGGATTGCGGTGGGGCTGGTCTGGTCATGATGATCATCCGTCCCGTGATCATTGAGCCGCTGGACACCGAATGGACCGAAGCAAAGGCTAAGATCATCGAACAGGTGACGCGAATTGAAACGGCTAAATCATATATCGCCACCATTCGGGAACAGGCAGCTACGGAGTTCAAGGCGACGGGCGACAAAGGTCGGGAAGCTCAGCGCCAACAGGAAATCACCAATCTGCGGTCTACAATTACGCGTGCAGAGAACAGGGCTAAGGAACTGCACACTGCCTTTACGGACAGGTTGTCTGAGTTCCGGGTTCTTGACCCGGCCTGCGGATCGGGAAATTTCCTCTACCTTTCTTTGAAAGCACTTAAGGACATTGAGCATCGCGCTAACGTCGAGTTCGAAGCCTTCGGATTCGCGCGGCGACCTCCTAAAGTGGGGCCCGAAGCGGTGAAGGGTATTGAGATCAATCCCTACGCGGCGGAGCTTGCTCGTGTCTCGATTTGGATTGGCGAAATCCAGTGGATGCGCGCCAATGGTTTTGAAGCCACGACCAATCCGATCCTGAAACCGCTCAATAACATCGAATGCCGGGACGCGGTACTGAACCCGGACGGAACGCGGGCGGAATGGCCGGACGTCGATGTGGTGGTTGGGAACCCGCCGTTCCTGGGCGGCAAGCGACTTCGCGACGAACTTGGCGGCCACTACGTCGATACCTTATTCTCAGCGTGGCGCGCCTCCGTTCGGCCTGAAGCAGACCTCGTGCTCTATTGGTTTGCTCGGTCCGGAGAGCTTATACAAACTGGCCGTCTCAAGCGTGCGGGACTCGTATCAACAAACTCGATTCGCGGCGGAGCGAACCGAGACACATTACGCAGTGCATTGGGGGATGGCCGTATTTTTGATGCTTGGGCCGATGAACCTTGGATTGTCGATGGTGCCGCCGTTCGCGTGTCACTGTTATGCTTCGACAATGGAGCAACGGTCGACCTCCGTTTGGACGGCCATTTAGTCGATGAAATCTTCGAGGACCTTACAGCCCGCCCAATCGGTGGAACATCTGTAAACCTTACCAATTCCGTTCGCATGGTTGATAATGGCGAGATTGCTTTTCAGGGTTTCAAGTTCGGCGGCCCATTCGAGATAGACGATTCAACTGCAATTGCGGTTCTTAATGAACCCCTCAATCCCAATGGAATGAGAAACTCAAAAGTCGTTCGGCAATGGCACAACGGCATGGATATTACGAGACGTCCTGAAATCCGTTGGTGTTTTGACTTCGGGGAATTGAGTGAGCGCGATGCAGTCCTATTCGAGCGACCGTACAAGGTTCTTCGTGATCAATGGGACGACGAAAACCGAAAGCGCCTAAAAGCAGGTAATCGACCGCTTCGCAACGGCGAGGGAAACACAGCAGTGACGTGGTGGCGTCATCAGCGCCCGCGCACTGAGCTTAGGGTTGCATTGACTGGTCTCAGACGTTTTATCGCGACCCCTGAGGTCTCAAAGCATCGGGTATTTGTGTGGTTTGACGCAGGGTCCATGGCTTCGGGTTCGGTGTACGCCATCGCCCGTGACGACGACACAACGTTCGGCATTCTCCACTCGCGATTCCATGAAATTTGGGCTCTTCGGATGGGAACTTCGCTTGAGGATCGGCCCCGCTACACACCCTCGACAACATTCGAAACCTTCCCTTTCCCCGAAGGTCTGACGCCCAACATTCCTGCCGCTCACTACGCCGACGATCCACGCGCCCAGGCCATTGCGGCGGCGGCGGCGCGGCTGAACAAGCTGCGCGAAAACTGGCTGAACCCGCCGGACCTGGTTCAGCGGGTGCCGGAAGTCGTGCCGGGCTATCCCGACCGCATCCTGCCCGTGGATGAGCGGGCCGCTGACATCCTGAAGAAGCGCACGCTGACCAATCTCTACAATGAACGCCCAGCCTGGCTCGACCATGCCCACCGCGATCTCGACCGCGCCGTAGCAGCTGCCTATGGCTGGCAAGCCGACTTTGATTCAGGGGTGCTGACGGAAGATGAAATCTTGAAACGTCTGTTCGAACTCAATCAGGAGCGCGCCAAAATGGATTCATCTGAAGGCGCTTGA
- a CDS encoding amidase translates to MQLSDYSEYDALALAELVRSRQVTALELVDAAIERIERHNPALNAVVHNAFEEARQTAKGALPDGPFKGVPFLIKDLGQRVSGWPRTSASVYAEVKADRDDSELVRRYRAAGLVLAGKTNTPEFGIPGVTQSERLGACRNPWNPDHISGGSSGGAAAAVASGMVPVAHASDGLGSIRIPAACCGLVGMKPTRDRNPNGGEDSDRAIGFSVDHVVSRTVRDSAAMLDATGYPEPASPYAYPKKERPYLEEVGRAPGRLKIFWSAQTPSGRPVAPEMAAATERTAEHLAKLGHDVREQAITLDWRTFYRAQAVVSGSNFAAGMARMVQEIGREPGSDIGPLARRGYDRGREITGQQAMWGWQQLRLMGRMVLAVFEECDVYLSPVLGTEPPKVDWLDPLSLDIKEYDKRSAATFPFTPAFNITGQPSLSLPLWQSDNNLPLAMMFTGRYGDEGTLYRLAGQLEKELPWKDRRPPIWN, encoded by the coding sequence ATGCAGCTTTCAGACTATTCCGAATATGACGCTCTAGCGCTGGCTGAGCTCGTCCGTTCCCGGCAAGTGACAGCGCTCGAACTTGTCGATGCCGCGATCGAACGGATCGAGCGGCACAATCCGGCGTTGAATGCCGTCGTGCACAATGCCTTCGAAGAGGCCCGCCAGACGGCAAAAGGTGCGCTCCCGGACGGACCGTTCAAGGGCGTGCCCTTTCTCATAAAGGATCTTGGTCAGAGAGTGTCCGGCTGGCCCCGGACATCAGCGAGTGTCTACGCGGAGGTAAAGGCCGACAGGGATGACAGCGAGCTGGTCCGCCGGTACCGCGCTGCCGGGCTCGTCCTTGCGGGCAAGACGAACACACCGGAATTCGGGATCCCCGGCGTAACCCAATCGGAGCGGCTCGGCGCCTGCCGCAATCCGTGGAACCCGGACCATATTTCAGGCGGTTCTTCGGGCGGCGCGGCCGCGGCGGTGGCGTCCGGCATGGTACCGGTTGCCCATGCGAGTGACGGACTTGGCTCGATCCGCATCCCGGCGGCTTGTTGTGGCCTAGTCGGCATGAAGCCGACGCGTGACCGTAATCCCAATGGCGGTGAGGATTCCGATCGCGCCATCGGCTTTTCTGTCGATCACGTTGTGTCGCGCACCGTGCGGGACAGCGCCGCTATGCTCGACGCGACAGGCTACCCGGAGCCTGCCAGTCCCTACGCTTATCCGAAAAAGGAGCGGCCCTATCTTGAAGAGGTTGGCCGTGCACCCGGACGGCTGAAGATTTTCTGGTCTGCGCAAACGCCAAGCGGCCGGCCGGTGGCGCCCGAAATGGCCGCTGCGACCGAGCGCACGGCAGAACATCTGGCCAAGCTCGGGCATGATGTTCGCGAGCAGGCAATCACACTGGACTGGCGCACATTCTATCGCGCGCAGGCGGTTGTTTCGGGGTCAAACTTCGCAGCGGGCATGGCACGGATGGTGCAGGAAATTGGCCGCGAGCCAGGCAGCGACATCGGCCCGCTGGCCCGGCGCGGCTATGACCGGGGCCGGGAAATCACCGGCCAGCAGGCGATGTGGGGCTGGCAACAGCTTCGGCTGATGGGCCGCATGGTTCTTGCCGTGTTCGAGGAATGCGATGTCTATCTCTCGCCCGTGCTGGGTACCGAGCCGCCGAAGGTTGACTGGCTCGATCCGCTGAGCCTTGACATCAAGGAGTATGACAAACGGTCTGCGGCGACTTTTCCGTTCACCCCGGCCTTCAACATCACCGGTCAGCCGTCCCTGTCCCTGCCGCTCTGGCAATCTGACAACAATCTTCCGCTCGCCATGATGTTCACGGGCCGGTACGGCGACGAAGGCACCTTATACCGGCTCGCCGGGCAGCTTGAGAAAGAACTTCCGTGGAAGGACCGTCGGCCACCCATCTGGAACTGA
- a CDS encoding NAD(P)-dependent alcohol dehydrogenase: MMRALAVDPATQSSRIVDLPVPEAKPGQILVEVKVAGINEMDVEVRAGGWAAQVNRFRREGPVLTGFEFAGVARTSGTHIRAGQRVMGYSPVLNGPRVHAQFAAVPESGLLAISESLSDESAAALCVMGLTAVEVLERLCPLAPAQSCLVIGAAGGFGAYAVQLAASRGVNVTAVASAANESWVRAQGAHQFRPYEAGRAVSPGDAFDLLIDTPARLSFRAAAPFLSRSGMYVSSNPTSDLAGLARSRFSSRRAGFLMMLKTSPSRLARLVDLAGDGTLRAAIDSVFDIAEADKAFDRFATRGKQGRVLLRI; this comes from the coding sequence ATGATGCGCGCCCTTGCCGTCGATCCTGCGACGCAATCCTCGCGCATTGTCGATCTGCCGGTGCCAGAAGCGAAGCCGGGTCAAATCCTGGTTGAGGTGAAAGTCGCCGGGATCAACGAGATGGATGTCGAGGTCAGGGCGGGAGGCTGGGCTGCGCAGGTAAACCGCTTCCGGCGCGAAGGACCTGTGCTCACGGGGTTCGAATTTGCCGGCGTTGCCCGGACCTCCGGCACGCACATTCGCGCTGGCCAGCGGGTGATGGGATACTCTCCCGTGCTGAACGGGCCGCGGGTGCATGCACAGTTTGCCGCCGTGCCGGAAAGCGGCCTCCTGGCCATATCGGAGTCCCTGAGCGACGAATCAGCTGCGGCCCTGTGCGTCATGGGGCTGACCGCCGTGGAAGTTCTCGAACGCCTCTGCCCGCTGGCGCCTGCGCAATCCTGCCTTGTCATCGGCGCCGCGGGCGGGTTTGGGGCCTATGCCGTGCAGCTTGCCGCCAGCCGGGGCGTCAACGTGACCGCAGTCGCCTCGGCAGCGAACGAAAGCTGGGTGCGCGCCCAGGGCGCACACCAGTTCAGGCCGTATGAGGCAGGCCGCGCTGTATCGCCAGGCGATGCCTTCGACCTCCTGATTGATACACCGGCGCGCCTGTCGTTCCGCGCAGCAGCGCCCTTTCTGAGCCGCTCGGGCATGTATGTATCCAGCAATCCAACCTCCGATCTCGCCGGTCTGGCGCGCTCCAGGTTTTCATCCCGCCGCGCCGGCTTCCTGATGATGTTGAAGACTTCCCCCTCCCGCCTCGCGCGCCTCGTAGACCTGGCGGGAGACGGCACCCTGCGCGCTGCCATCGACAGCGTGTTCGATATTGCCGAGGCAGACAAAGCCTTCGACCGCTTTGCAACGCGCGGGAAACAGGGCCGCGTGCTGCTCAGGATCTGA
- a CDS encoding saccharopine dehydrogenase NADP-binding domain-containing protein, whose product MRARILIAGGWGLIGSGIAKVLREAGHDLDIVLAGRSPDTGRALATGLGASLVRLDVADPAEGLAAAGPVDLVIAALQDPDDTLLAAALRSGAGHIGITRTVENMASSAITAAACVRRPAMMLGHWQAGALTLAALSAARRFDTVDRVEMAALYDYADPIGPMTEADATGFVGEALIRQNGRWRKVPAPDAVRSVPRAGQAPFDAMPMGVLDTPALAAMTGARDVRFDLGSGESLGTSAGRAASHDLYIDISGRAAGAPAHHRTVVTDPLGQAHLTALGVLIGAERVLGLDGHPPPEGLVFPESTIDPDKAVARLRAFGVSIETLS is encoded by the coding sequence GTGAGGGCGCGCATTCTGATCGCCGGTGGCTGGGGCCTTATTGGTTCTGGCATTGCAAAAGTCCTGCGCGAAGCCGGGCACGATCTGGACATCGTACTGGCGGGCCGCAGTCCCGATACCGGCAGAGCATTGGCTACCGGGCTCGGCGCCAGCCTCGTCCGGCTGGATGTCGCCGACCCCGCCGAAGGGCTCGCGGCGGCAGGCCCTGTTGATCTGGTCATCGCAGCCCTGCAGGATCCCGACGATACCCTTCTGGCTGCCGCGCTCCGTTCCGGAGCAGGTCATATCGGCATCACCCGGACTGTGGAGAACATGGCCTCAAGCGCAATCACGGCGGCCGCCTGCGTCCGGCGGCCCGCAATGATGCTGGGCCACTGGCAGGCGGGCGCGCTGACACTCGCCGCACTGTCTGCCGCGCGCCGCTTCGACACGGTCGACCGTGTCGAGATGGCCGCGCTCTATGACTATGCCGACCCGATTGGTCCCATGACGGAAGCCGATGCGACAGGTTTCGTGGGCGAGGCCCTGATCCGGCAAAACGGCCGTTGGCGGAAGGTCCCTGCACCGGATGCTGTAAGGTCGGTTCCGCGCGCGGGCCAGGCGCCGTTCGATGCCATGCCTATGGGCGTACTGGATACGCCGGCTTTAGCCGCAATGACCGGCGCGAGGGATGTCCGCTTCGATCTCGGGTCCGGCGAGTCTCTCGGAACGTCAGCCGGACGGGCGGCTTCGCACGATCTCTATATCGACATATCCGGCCGCGCTGCGGGAGCCCCCGCCCATCACCGCACCGTCGTGACCGATCCCCTTGGACAGGCCCATCTGACCGCGCTCGGCGTGCTGATCGGCGCAGAGCGGGTCCTCGGGCTGGACGGTCATCCGCCGCCGGAGGGATTGGTTTTTCCGGAATCCACCATCGACCCGGACAAGGCGGTCGCCCGCCTTCGGGCTTTCGGCGTCAGCATCGAGACCCTGTCATGA
- a CDS encoding GNAT family N-acetyltransferase translates to MPIATVQAGTLREDEAKRFAPLIAQLVRATGPVSYDYQFGTDGLLERLVAASWPRPETLFCAACTTAVMEDGDLLGIELGFAGASFYAFKENLAAMAPDLMARGEASYEELAGLMVRAGKASYLNAHIPDDVYYLHALAAFPHHRGKGLGKALLQAAIGRARAQGFRELQLDVLADNPAVSFYQAMGLSILAEVRSPELSRDHGFPSEYRMSVSL, encoded by the coding sequence ATGCCAATTGCCACAGTGCAAGCAGGAACCTTGCGCGAAGACGAGGCGAAGCGGTTTGCGCCGCTGATTGCGCAACTCGTGCGCGCCACCGGACCGGTGAGTTATGACTACCAGTTTGGCACCGATGGCCTTCTGGAACGGCTTGTGGCGGCGTCATGGCCTCGTCCCGAAACGCTGTTTTGCGCCGCCTGCACCACCGCCGTCATGGAAGACGGAGATTTGCTCGGAATTGAACTCGGCTTCGCGGGCGCCAGCTTCTACGCATTCAAGGAAAATCTTGCGGCGATGGCGCCGGACCTGATGGCGCGGGGCGAGGCGAGCTATGAGGAATTGGCGGGATTGATGGTGCGGGCCGGAAAGGCCAGCTATCTCAACGCCCATATACCCGATGATGTGTATTATCTGCATGCCCTGGCCGCCTTCCCGCACCACAGAGGAAAGGGCCTCGGCAAAGCGTTGCTGCAAGCCGCGATCGGGCGGGCGCGGGCGCAGGGATTCCGGGAACTGCAACTGGACGTGCTCGCCGACAATCCGGCCGTGAGCTTCTACCAGGCGATGGGCCTATCCATCCTTGCAGAAGTCCGCTCGCCCGAATTATCGAGGGACCACGGCTTCCCGTCCGAATACCGCATGTCGGTGTCGCTGTGA
- a CDS encoding TetR/AcrR family transcriptional regulator, translating to MSGRRLPRDQRRTQLLEAAAGIVRAEGADALTLARVAERAGVTKPVAYEHFETRTGLLKALYRHFDAHRIEITAADLEQHADSLEAAVPILAAAYVDCAFESGPEFASIAAALAATGTKDAFGHELRESYTDLFYSALTPYRTFSAKDGKGMMLGLIGAADALAQEAVAGRISRKAAVAALTRIMLSVLVR from the coding sequence ATGTCAGGGAGACGTTTGCCGCGCGATCAACGCCGGACACAGCTACTCGAAGCGGCGGCCGGGATTGTCCGGGCCGAGGGGGCCGATGCGCTGACACTTGCCCGCGTAGCTGAGCGCGCCGGCGTGACCAAGCCTGTCGCCTATGAACACTTCGAGACCCGCACCGGACTTCTGAAAGCGCTCTACCGTCATTTTGATGCGCATCGGATTGAAATTACTGCGGCAGACCTGGAGCAGCATGCTGACAGTCTTGAAGCTGCCGTCCCTATCCTCGCGGCGGCATATGTTGATTGCGCATTCGAGAGTGGCCCGGAGTTCGCGTCCATAGCGGCAGCGCTGGCTGCGACCGGCACGAAGGATGCGTTCGGCCACGAATTACGAGAATCGTATACGGATCTTTTTTACAGCGCCCTGACCCCGTACAGGACTTTTTCGGCAAAGGATGGGAAGGGGATGATGCTGGGCCTGATCGGGGCGGCTGACGCGCTGGCGCAGGAAGCTGTTGCCGGGCGTATCAGTCGCAAGGCCGCTGTCGCGGCGCTGACCCGCATCATGCTGAGTGTGCTGGTGCGTTAA
- a CDS encoding GntR family transcriptional regulator, protein MKNELESPAEAYELILDAIITQKLAPSQKVSEYILAEMFDISRNMARSTIEQLITQQFLVSISPRVTRVAPLTLFAIKQNFTLRKMLEPTVFSMAAATADYRMLDKLHYDIKCTTPIKDDTTALQFLKANKRSNLYLVEQARYPLLINWVNTLEDTAMRIYWLYTKLTHTYPFSPDHQKRLVEALRKDDAREVHSQTLMILESCEERVMKAIFSHDQLNEQDLHVP, encoded by the coding sequence ATGAAAAATGAGCTTGAATCACCTGCGGAAGCTTATGAGCTCATCCTCGACGCGATCATCACGCAGAAGCTCGCGCCCAGCCAGAAGGTGTCCGAATACATTCTGGCCGAAATGTTCGACATCAGCCGCAACATGGCCCGAAGCACGATTGAACAACTGATCACCCAGCAGTTTCTGGTGTCGATTTCCCCGCGGGTCACGCGCGTTGCGCCGCTCACCCTGTTTGCCATCAAGCAGAATTTCACCTTGCGGAAAATGCTCGAACCGACCGTCTTTTCAATGGCCGCTGCGACGGCTGACTACCGTATGCTCGACAAGCTGCACTACGATATCAAATGCACTACTCCGATCAAGGATGATACGACCGCGCTTCAGTTTCTGAAAGCCAACAAGCGCTCAAACCTCTATCTTGTTGAGCAGGCCAGATATCCGCTTCTGATCAACTGGGTGAACACGCTGGAAGATACAGCGATGCGCATCTACTGGCTCTATACGAAGCTTACCCACACTTATCCTTTTTCCCCGGACCATCAGAAACGCCTGGTGGAAGCGCTGCGTAAGGATGATGCCAGGGAAGTTCACAGCCAGACCCTCATGATCCTGGAGAGCTGCGAAGAGCGCGTTATGAAAGCGATATTCTCTCACGATCAACTGAACGAACAGGATCTGCACGTTCCGTAA